The Gadus macrocephalus chromosome 3, ASM3116895v1 DNA segment CTGACAGACAACCTTGCCTACTTCCTGGGGAGTGGCTACATAGCCACCAACGCGGTCACCAAGAAAGTCAGTATTCATGTCATCTGCCCACTACACTTGATGTCAGATAAGATGCGTCATGGAGGAGCATctaaagagaaacaacaacaaaaaaacacacacattgtcaccTGGGGATTAATAGTAGAAAATAGTATGTTAGTCAACATTCCTTCCTTGAGTCAATCAAACCGTAGTAAAATATAACGCTCTtcccgtcggccaatcagatcatgAGCCAGCACACTGGCAGGCAGGCGAGGAACCGTCCGGACGCGCCAGTCAGGAAGGCGTCCGAGACCACCTCTGTCTTCAGCGAGGAGGAGTTCCAGAAGTTCCAGAAGGAGTACTTTGGTCGGACCGTGGAGTAGAAGAGAcagtcttttcttttcttttttgcttTGATATTGTTACAATTCTACGCAATTCTATTCATCAACAACGATGAATAtcagttgaaataaataaagctttttaatgtttttttccacCCATGGCTTGAGGTCACGTTATTAACCTTTTTAGATGTCTACAGAATGATGCAATAGATACAATGAGGTTTAAAATTTCAATTATTTTCAAATCAGGCATTGAATTGTAAGAAGCATCGACCATAAGTATCAGATATTGGGTTCATTCCCATATGAAAACATCTTAGGGCTTCTGACTCAGAACTactgcatttacattttttgcAATGTTGATAGGGAAATAACTAATTTACTAAAAGGTCACACCAGTATCCTCATCAATCCAGAATGCACTTTGGGCTTTGTGGGCTTGGGGGTAGGGGATGAATACAAATACAGCTGTTGGTCAGGCAGTGGGGAGCACCTGTGTGGCCATATAGGTTTCGACATGCAGTTCTGGACCGCAGTGATAGCTGCATACCGAGATGTTGACCAAAGTATTGGTTTTAAATTCAAAATAATTTAGGTTTGGGACTTTGAGTCCCGGTCACTcagatttgagcttgtctgcCATTTCTAAAACTAGAGACCATAGGAATGTAGCAGGTGGAGTTGAACTTGTTCAGCCCAGGGGTTGCCTCTATTCAATTCATCTGGTGCGTATCAGATGCATCAATCCCTAATGAGACCAAGTTGTTTTAACAAGCACAACATACCCCTCTACGGAACCAAACTATGGCACAGGTAAGGCTCCCCAATTGTCCTTCTGCACTTTTTAAAATATGGACCATTTGTGCTAAACCTTGCGTTTTGTAAGCCTTGAATTATGTCACTTGTCTGAATGTAGTGTTTTTGTATTTGCTTATTGTTCGTCGAGAATGACCTTCAAATTCTGTTCGTGTTATTCCTCTTTTACTAAAAGTCTGAAAGTATGCAGACTTTCAGAACTAAAACATCTCTGTAAAGGCCGACATGAGAGTCTGGCCTGAacaactgcaacacacacatcctcttTATATGAATGAATAATCCAAAAAGGCATGACTTTCCATAATGGGCTTGAATTTTGATTGGCAAAATAAATTGCAACGAAGTCTAAAGTATGTGCATATCCACTTTGTTGATCTTAATCATTGTTTTGCAATTCTGAAAGCACTTAAAATGTGATCAGCCTAACGTGACTTTGAAGAAGAGCCTTTTccaaatgtgaatgtaaaaagCCATGCAGACTACCGAGATGACATtcacttttatatatttttccaaTTCCTGAAACTTCTCTAGTTGGATTGTATCAGTCTAGCAGCTGGGTATATCAGTCAGATGCTCAATGATAAACTGCTGGTTGTTCGTCGAGAATGACTTTCAAAttctgtatattttattttctcaaaGTCTGAAAGTGCGCAGACTTTCAGAACTAAAACGTCACTGTAAAGGCCGACATGAGAGTCTGAATGAATATCCAAAAAGGCATGACTTTCCATAATGGGCTTGCATTTTGATTGGTCAAATAAATTGCAAGGAAGTCTCAAGTATGTGCATATCCACTTTGTTGATCTTAATCATTGTTTTGCAATTCTGCAAGGACTTAATATGTGATATCTACCTTTTTTTGTAGCCACTCCAGCTGCTCAATGATAAACCACTGGTTTAACAGACACTGACAAGTTTTAGCATTGTTGGTGTATTATAGCATTGAAAGCTTATCTAAGTGTCTTAAGCTTATCGTAGCCTTGTCAGGTATTTTAATGCTCAGTGATATTTGTCAAACAAGACATAGTACTATCCCAGGGAGTGGTTGGACCCAGGAATGTTCATACTTTCGCTTTCTCTATATAAAAACCTTTGTTTAAAGTTGGTAGCTAAACAACCATTGATCAACCGTTTGTGACCAGTCTTTCTAGTCTGTAACGTTAATAAAGAAGGCATTCCAACTAGATATTTCAAAAAAGTGAATGAGATTGAAACGATTAGCAACATTTAAGCCATACACATCTACTCTTCTGGACTCACCTGCACAGAGTATCCACTGAGGCTCTTTAGTGACTGATACAAACTAGGgactgatgcacacacaaaagacactGAGACACGTCAGACACTTTGACATTAGACTTATGTAAAATGTTCAATGATGAACAGTTTCAATAGCATAGCATAACGTCTACCTCAACTGTTACTCATGTTTGCATTTTACAAGGTATTGCTACATTTCTACCACTGTTAAAATGGGGATTactttaaaaaaaggaaaaaattcTTTCCCTTCCTGTACGGCTGTGACGTGACACCAAGATTTCCGTCTAGGATTAACAGGGACAGTGGGAAGTCATCGAGACAtgtgacaaaacaaaacattgtcAATGAAATGTGGGTTATGCGGTCACATTACAATTCATAATATAATCTGTGTATTCTGTTCTCTTCTGTCCAACATTCCTCGTTTTGTAGATATCTAAAGTTGAGTGTGTGCTAATTAACTAAGAAAGAGCTTCATTCTAAATATTATTCATTCTGGCATACTTTTCTAGGGCCCAGGTAAACAATACCCAACCAACCCTGCCCAACCGCCTCCTCCTAAACCCAAACCAAGAACCAAGTCATTCGACCTGCCTCAACATATCCTGGTAAAGACTAACCGGCATTTAATTACTAATCAGACATTTAATACCAATCAGCGTCAATGAGTCATTCATGATCAATGAGTCATCCAGGATCCATAAGTCAAATATGATCTATTGGTCATTTATTGTCAGTCACTGAGACATTTCAGACACTGAGAAACTTCAGAAACAGACACTTAAGTCACTGAGACAGTATAGTCACTGACACAGGTTAGACACTGAGACACTTTAGACACTTTTGTCCCTTTATTCACTGAGACACTTTTAGACACTCCAGACACTGAGACACTTTAGTCACTGAGAGACACTTTAGACACAGAAACTGAGACTCCTTCGTCCTACGGACTTATGTATAGATTCATTTACACAGCATAAAATGTCAATAATATCCACCTCACTGATTTCATTCTCATTACTGTCCTGTAGTGCTTGGATAAGACACCAGAATCTCCTTTCTGGTATTATGAGTGACAAAAGTGTGTGACAAAACAAATCATTGTCAGTCAAATGTTGGCTATGAGTTAACGTTACATTTCATTATCTAAACAATGTATTCTGTTTTCTTCTGTACAACATTCTTCGTTTTGTAGACATCAGAAGGTGATCGGCGCGCCACTAAACTAAAACAGAGCTTGATTCTAATGATCATTCATTGTGAAATACATTTCTAGGGCCCAGGTAATCAAGACAAAACCGACCGAGCCCCAGCACCTGCTcccaaacccaaacccaaacCAGGACCAAAACCAGATTGCCTTTTCCAACGTGTTGTCCTGGTAACCaatgacctttttttttttttacaaagtaCACATCAAATACCATCAGTGGTTGTTAAGACATTCTTGAACAATTAGTATTCATTATCAATGAGCCTATGGTTACCAAGTACAAATGAATAAACAATTGCCTATGATTTATCAGTGAATCATAGGTATTAAGCTTTTTACcatgaatgaaaaaaattattaattaCTGTTAACTGTTACAATTAACTGTTAGCTACCAATAAGCCATTAAGTTTTGTCTTAACGATAAGAAACCTAGTGTAACTTGACACCTTACCATTGCGTGTTCAACCTCTCCGTTTTCATCAGGACCCAGACTATCTGAAGCAGTGGTGGACTAGTGTGTCACGTGAGTCCACATTTAGACAACTAAAACCCTAATAATACCCTCAATACTAGGTCCAGATTTACTGAATTATAAATAATCTTCCCAGCTTGGGATTCCCTCCAAGAAGACTTCAACGGCAAGAAAGAAAATGAGTAAGTTGGCAAGGCTTGGAATTTCTCAGActctcacaaaaacacacacacttatcaaGTGTAagttgcctctctctctctgtctgtctctctctctgtctctctctctctctctctctctctctctctctcactctcactctcactctcactctcactctcactctctctcaggaTCATTGCTGTCAAAGCCAGGCGGTTCCACATTGCAGTCCAGCTGTTTGACCTGCTGATGACTGAGAAAACTGAAACCCTCAGCAACTACATGAGTCAGCTGAACCTCATCGCGGACCACTTGGACAAGGTACTGGTCTCTTCAGGTGTCTTTGTGTTCAACAAAAGACACCTACTGGTGTCTTCTATATGATTCAGTGTGGGGTAAAGGTAATGATGTCTTCTAGAGGATTCAGTGTAGGTTAAAAGTACTGTGTATTCAAATTGTTTTTCTAAATGGAAGAAATGTGGAGATTTGCTTCCAGACCACAAACTCTTTATTACCTCAAAAATCTATTTGTGGTTGTCTGGGGGAGTATAGCATAATAGCCAAACAAAGACACGTAACATCTGTGGTTTAAGACCATTTCAATCATCAATGTTTGGATCCAGACCCCTATTTCTCAGCTGTATATTTCCATGAAACCATTCTGACTAGCTGTGTGTCAGCTGTGTGCATTAGCTTGTTTGAACAGAACACATGCAGCCCTACGGGATCGACAGTGAAAAGGAGGATTCCTTGTTTAAGTCTCTCCGAGTTCAAGTTTTAGATATTTCACTTgaaactcggaaggctggtttCTGAGGCctctggaacacaccattactTGCATGTACCATTTACTGGTCACCATACTCACAGACACCAAGCCGAGGGTCTTCCTGTTTGCACAGCTGATATATCTAGAGGCTCTAGCTTCAATCCACACCTCAATATTGTTCTCCCGGCCACGGCTCACAACTCTTTTAAAGGGAAGTGCTACCTGTGCCACCTCATCTAGATAATCAGTGCCAATGCTCGGCACCAAGCTGCACTTCCAATCACAACCTTCCTGCCTGCTACATTTATCCACAACAACGAGCAGCAGTCATGAGTGGGCCAATAAATCATATCCTCTTTTTGTCGTTTCCTTTTCCAAGGTGTCCAACAGGACCAAGGTTGCAGGGATCAGTGGTGGGACCACAGCCGTGTTGGGGGGCCTTGCAGCAGGGGCAGGGATTTTATTGGCCCCTTTGACGCTGGGGGCCTCCCTGGCCATGACTGTTGTCGGGGCGGGCGTGGCCACAGCGGGCGGAGTCGCTGGCGCCTCAGCGGCCATCGCCCACAAAGTGAGATTGTCTTCGGAAGGGAGACATCATTTTTTtgctttcatgtgtgtgtctgtcttaaagggggcacattataccaccaggtgtgagtgtgattagccttacaagccgtttcgaaaatctgccccatatgacatcactagtgggcgtgtctacctagatctgtgctggatagatcagtctaccagcctacccagtggactgaagtaaacgttgctcatcaatccagcacagatctaggtagacacgccactagtgatgtcatatggggcagattttcaaaacggcttgtaaggctaatcacactcacacctggtggtataatgtgtcccctttaagataAGTGGTGCCGCCGTTGTTATGGGGacggtggtgttgttgttgctgtttgttATCTGTTATTCTGGTAATGACGGAACCATTCCATCAAGGatgagctcatgttttattattattattattgaatgtTAAGTTACAAGGCAGATGCATTATCCAAAGCAAACGACAGTGAATTCAGCCACTCAGGATCAGTTAGGTTAGGGCCTCATAGGACACTTTCCAGCCCTGTTCAAGGGCTTgtcaatatatatttatcaaatTTGCATTTGTAAAACAAAGAGATTTAAAAGGTTGTGTCAGCCAACCATTTTCTTCGGGTTACTATGGTATACTAACTTCCTATCGGCCATCAGTCTGTTCATTCATCCCTCACTTTCTTTTTTGTACTCTGCTTGCAACCCCCAATGCTTCCAGGTGGACCTGGAGAATGAAAAGAAGAAGATCAGAAAGGTCTTCCAGGACCAAAAGGACAACATTGAGGTCCTTCAACGCTGCCTGAAGTTCATTGTGGAGGGCATGAACCAGCTGGCCCAGCACCCATCCGCCTCGCTGTCCAAAGTGAAAGTGGACCCCGTGAAGCTCAACATGGTGTACCATCTGGGCGGGGGCGTGTGTCCTTGCGCCATCGAGGCCAACGTTAAGGCATCGGGGATCATGGAGGGGCTCGCCATAGGGCTCGATATGTACTTCAAGGATGGAAAAGGAGCGACCAAGTATAAGCTTAGATCCAAGTGTGCCGCCAAACTGCGTGTGTTGGTGCAGGAGATGGGCACGGGGCTGGGGGAGCTTGAGAGAGCCAAAGAGTCGCTTAAGGTGTTTCTTCCATGAACAAGAACATGGAGATATCTGGCGCGCTGGCCTTTAGCCAATCaacttgccacacacacacacacacacacacacacacacacacacacacacacacacacacacacacacacacacacacttacatttggatttacattaagggcattcagcagacgcttttatccaaagtgacttacaataagtacatttgtcagaagcgaacacccatacacatacaaagTAAAGGGACatgcttttctttcttttatttggTTTCTATGTAGTAAACTGGATTTATCTCCATTTTCTTTGTTACTTACCTACTTTTTT contains these protein-coding regions:
- the LOC132454230 gene encoding apolipoprotein L domain-containing protein 1-like, translating into MTEKTETLSNYMSQLNLIADHLDKVSNRTKVAGISGGTTAVLGGLAAGAGILLAPLTLGASLAMTVVGAGVATAGGVAGASAAIAHKVDLENEKKKIRKVFQDQKDNIEVLQRCLKFIVEGMNQLAQHPSASLSKVKVDPVKLNMVYHLGGGVCPCAIEANVKASGIMEGLAIGLDMYFKDGKGATKYKLRSKCAAKLRVLVQEMGTGLGELERAKESLKVFLP